In the Streptomyces formicae genome, one interval contains:
- a CDS encoding TetR/AcrR family transcriptional regulator has translation MPAGQKPDAPEIASVWTRPRRQREQLSREQIVAEAVQLLDADGLEALSMRKLGTRLDAGATSLYRHVANKDELIELVVDEVYGELDVPSADDATGWRAASVHSAYSLRAMILRHPWVASVLGQVGLIHLGPNVTRMSERMTAVYATAGFPADETEQAMSTVISYIIGMATSEAAYLSLIARSGKTEREFAESLRGAGAGEGEADRRARDPEKTRDETFDYGLQRVLDGLTVRLSAS, from the coding sequence ATGCCCGCCGGTCAGAAGCCCGATGCCCCCGAGATCGCCTCGGTCTGGACCCGCCCGCGCCGCCAGCGCGAGCAGTTGAGCCGCGAGCAGATCGTCGCCGAGGCCGTCCAACTGCTCGACGCGGACGGCCTGGAGGCGCTGAGCATGCGCAAGCTCGGCACCCGCCTCGACGCGGGCGCCACCTCCCTCTACCGGCACGTCGCCAACAAGGACGAGCTCATCGAGCTGGTCGTCGACGAGGTCTACGGCGAGCTCGACGTGCCCTCGGCCGACGACGCCACGGGCTGGCGCGCGGCCTCCGTCCACAGCGCGTACAGCCTGCGCGCGATGATCCTGCGGCACCCGTGGGTCGCCTCGGTGCTCGGCCAGGTCGGCCTGATCCACCTCGGCCCGAACGTGACGAGGATGTCCGAGCGGATGACCGCCGTGTACGCGACGGCGGGCTTCCCCGCCGACGAGACCGAGCAGGCCATGAGCACCGTCATCTCGTACATCATCGGGATGGCCACCAGCGAGGCCGCGTACCTGTCGCTGATCGCGCGCAGCGGCAAGACCGAGCGGGAGTTCGCGGAGAGCCTGCGGGGCGCGGGTGCGGGCGAGGGCGAGGCGGACCGGCGGGCGCGGGATCCCGAGAAGACCCGGGACGAGACCTTCGACTACGGCCTTCAGCGGGTCCTCGACGGTCTGACCGTACGGCTTTCAGCCAGTTGA
- the aspS gene encoding aspartate--tRNA ligase: MHRYRSHTCGELRASDVGTDVRLSGWLHNRRDLGGILFIDLRDHYGITQLVARPGTKAAEVLDKLSKETVVRVDGKVVSRGTDNVNPELPTGEVEIEASEVEVLGAAGPLPFTINAEDGVNEERRLEYRFLDLRRERMHRNIMLRSSVIASIRSKMVALGFNEMATPILTATSPEGARDFVVPSRLNPGKFYALPQAPQQFKQLLMISGFDRYFQIAPCFRDEDARADRSPGEFYQLDVEMSFVEQEDVFQPIEKLMTELFTEYGGGREVTSPFPRIPFRESMLKYGNDKPDLRAKLELTDITDVFEGSEFKAFAGKHVRALPVPDTASQSRKFFDGLGDYAVEQGAKGLAWVRVAEDGSLTGPIAKFLTEANVEELTKRLSLAPGHAVFFGAGEFDEVSKIMSAVRVEAAKRAGHFEEGVFRFCWIVDFPMYEKDEETGRIDFSHNPFSMPQGGMKDLEEKDPLDILAWQYDIVCNGIELSSGAIRNHEPDVMLKAFEIAGYDAETVEHEFAGMLKAFRLGAPPHGGIAPGVDRIVMLLADEPNIRETISFPLNGNAQDLMMGAPTELDEARLRELNISLRKPVAQKPAAQ, translated from the coding sequence ATGCATCGGTACAGGTCCCACACCTGCGGCGAGCTCCGCGCCTCTGACGTCGGCACCGACGTCCGGCTGAGCGGCTGGCTGCACAATCGCCGAGACCTGGGCGGCATTCTGTTCATCGATCTCCGCGATCACTACGGCATCACGCAGCTCGTGGCCCGTCCGGGCACCAAGGCCGCCGAGGTCCTGGACAAGCTGTCCAAGGAGACGGTCGTCCGGGTCGACGGCAAGGTCGTCTCGCGCGGCACGGACAACGTGAACCCGGAGCTGCCGACCGGCGAGGTCGAGATCGAGGCGAGCGAGGTCGAGGTGCTCGGCGCCGCGGGCCCCCTCCCCTTCACGATCAACGCCGAGGACGGCGTGAACGAGGAGCGGCGCCTGGAGTACCGCTTCCTGGACCTGCGCCGCGAGCGCATGCACCGCAACATCATGCTGCGGTCCTCGGTCATCGCCTCGATCCGCTCGAAGATGGTCGCGCTCGGCTTCAACGAGATGGCGACGCCGATCCTGACCGCGACGTCCCCCGAGGGCGCCCGCGACTTCGTCGTCCCCTCCCGCCTGAACCCCGGCAAGTTCTACGCGCTGCCGCAGGCCCCGCAGCAGTTCAAGCAGCTGCTCATGATCTCGGGCTTCGACCGCTACTTCCAGATCGCACCGTGCTTCCGCGACGAGGACGCGCGCGCCGACCGCTCGCCGGGCGAGTTCTACCAGCTCGACGTCGAGATGAGCTTCGTGGAGCAGGAAGACGTCTTCCAGCCCATCGAGAAGCTCATGACCGAGCTCTTCACGGAGTACGGCGGCGGCCGCGAGGTCACCTCGCCGTTCCCGCGCATCCCGTTCCGCGAGTCGATGCTGAAGTACGGCAACGACAAGCCCGACCTGCGCGCCAAGCTCGAACTGACCGACATCACGGACGTCTTCGAGGGCTCCGAGTTCAAGGCGTTCGCGGGCAAGCACGTGCGCGCCCTTCCGGTGCCGGACACGGCGTCGCAGTCCCGCAAGTTCTTCGACGGCCTCGGTGACTACGCGGTCGAGCAGGGCGCGAAGGGCCTGGCCTGGGTGCGCGTCGCCGAGGACGGTTCGCTGACGGGCCCGATCGCCAAGTTCCTGACCGAGGCGAACGTGGAGGAGCTCACCAAGCGCCTCTCGCTGGCCCCGGGCCACGCCGTCTTCTTCGGCGCGGGCGAGTTCGACGAGGTCTCCAAGATCATGTCGGCCGTGCGCGTCGAGGCCGCCAAGCGCGCCGGGCACTTCGAGGAGGGCGTCTTCCGCTTCTGCTGGATCGTCGACTTCCCGATGTACGAGAAGGACGAGGAGACGGGTCGCATCGACTTCTCCCACAACCCCTTCTCGATGCCCCAGGGCGGCATGAAGGACCTGGAGGAGAAGGACCCGCTGGACATCCTCGCCTGGCAGTACGACATCGTCTGCAACGGCATCGAGCTGTCCTCCGGCGCGATCCGCAACCACGAGCCCGACGTCATGCTCAAGGCCTTCGAGATCGCGGGCTACGACGCGGAGACCGTCGAGCACGAGTTCGCGGGCATGTTGAAGGCGTTCCGCCTCGGCGCCCCGCCGCACGGTGGCATCGCGCCCGGCGTCGACCGCATCGTCATGCTCCTCGCGGACGAGCCGAACATCCGCGAGACGATCTCCTTCCCGCTCAACGGGAACGCGCAGGACCTGATGATGGGGGCGCCGACGGAGCTTGATGAGGCGCGGCTGCGTGAGCTGAACATTTCGCTGCGCAAGCCTGTGGCGCAGAAGCCTGCGGCGCAGTAG
- a CDS encoding NAD(P)-dependent oxidoreductase produces the protein MPHASQSVTIIGLGPMGQAMAAAYLDRGYDVTLWNRTPSRADALVARGATLAPTAEQALSAAELVILSLTDFDAMYAILEPAKDAVAGRTLVNLSSDTPEKARAGARWVAELGGTHLTGGVLCPPPLIGTPDTSTFYSGPREAYDAHRATLEVITGKSDYRGDDQGLAALMYQLNMFIFWPAMVAYWQAVAVAGAHGIQAREIAPYVTENFAGMGHFIDFYASRVDAGNHAGDVDRASMGLASMEHVVHTASDAGVDTAFPAAVHDVFRRVVEAGHGADSFSWAVELLKKR, from the coding sequence ATGCCGCACGCATCACAGTCCGTCACCATCATCGGCCTGGGCCCCATGGGCCAGGCCATGGCCGCCGCCTACCTCGACCGGGGCTACGACGTCACTCTCTGGAACCGCACCCCCTCCCGCGCCGACGCCCTCGTGGCACGCGGCGCCACCCTCGCCCCCACCGCCGAACAGGCCCTGTCCGCCGCTGAGTTGGTGATTCTCAGCCTCACCGACTTCGACGCGATGTACGCGATCCTCGAACCCGCCAAGGACGCCGTCGCGGGCCGCACCCTGGTGAACCTCAGCTCGGACACCCCGGAGAAGGCGCGGGCGGGCGCGCGGTGGGTGGCCGAACTCGGCGGCACCCACCTCACCGGTGGCGTCCTGTGCCCGCCGCCGCTGATCGGCACCCCGGACACGTCGACCTTCTACAGCGGACCGCGCGAGGCGTACGACGCGCACCGGGCCACCCTTGAGGTCATCACCGGCAAGAGCGACTACCGGGGCGACGACCAGGGGCTCGCGGCGCTGATGTACCAGCTCAACATGTTCATCTTCTGGCCCGCGATGGTCGCCTACTGGCAGGCCGTCGCCGTGGCGGGCGCGCACGGCATCCAGGCCCGGGAGATCGCCCCGTACGTTACCGAGAACTTCGCGGGCATGGGCCACTTCATCGACTTCTACGCGTCCCGCGTCGACGCGGGCAACCACGCGGGCGACGTCGACCGCGCCTCGATGGGCCTGGCCAGCATGGAGCACGTCGTCCACACGGCGTCGGACGCGGGCGTGGACACGGCCTTCCCCGCTGCCGTCCACGACGTCTTCCGCCGCGTGGTCGAGGCGGGGCACGGCGCGGACAGCTTCTCCTGGGCGGTGGAACTCCTCAAGAAGCGGTGA
- a CDS encoding serine hydrolase domain-containing protein — protein MRKKSTTYAPLIVEDPMPEKKFDLAHWQARFDALRARHHVPGAALAVLVDGEIHELASGVLHAGTGVEVTTDSVFQSGSIAKIYTATLIMRLADEGQLDLDAPVKELLPEFETADAEATRTITTRQLLSHTSGLTCDFTYDAGRGDDCLARYVEAAEGVAMDCAPGTAISYSSLGYNVLGRIVEVLTGTTWDRALKDRLFEPLGLERSMTLPEEALSYRVAMSHLGEPGQYPEPAPAWDLMPRSAGPYGRVIVSAGDVARLAQMHLDGGTAADGTRILSTGAVEEMRRRVVDVPDKWTVSSDGWGLGWTLYDWDGVTGYGHDGAAIGQYGYLRVVPHAGVAVVLLTNGGGARELYGALFRELLAALADVRMPDAFEPPARPPVVDFSRHVGRYERAGVVITVSERDGSPHLVYEFVDGMKDFSPALEVDLHPVTQSVYAGTGAGPSFSEGYMPVVFATLSDGTECCYVGMRVAPKVITAS, from the coding sequence GTGCGCAAGAAGAGCACGACGTACGCACCGCTGATCGTGGAGGATCCCATGCCGGAGAAGAAGTTCGACCTCGCGCACTGGCAGGCCCGTTTCGACGCGCTGCGTGCCCGTCACCACGTCCCGGGCGCCGCGCTCGCGGTCCTGGTCGACGGGGAGATCCACGAGCTGGCGAGCGGCGTGCTGCATGCCGGGACGGGTGTGGAGGTGACCACGGACTCGGTGTTCCAGTCCGGTTCGATCGCCAAGATCTACACGGCGACGCTGATCATGCGCCTCGCCGACGAGGGCCAACTGGACCTGGACGCACCGGTGAAGGAGCTGCTCCCCGAGTTCGAGACGGCCGACGCGGAGGCCACGCGGACCATCACCACCCGGCAACTCCTCTCCCACACCAGCGGGTTGACCTGCGACTTCACCTATGACGCCGGGCGCGGTGACGACTGTCTGGCGCGGTACGTCGAGGCGGCGGAGGGCGTGGCCATGGACTGCGCGCCCGGCACCGCGATCTCCTACAGCAGCCTCGGCTACAACGTCCTCGGCCGGATCGTCGAGGTGCTGACGGGCACGACGTGGGACCGGGCACTCAAGGACCGCCTCTTCGAGCCGCTCGGCCTGGAGCGCTCCATGACGCTCCCCGAGGAAGCCCTCTCGTACCGCGTCGCGATGAGCCACCTCGGCGAGCCCGGCCAGTACCCCGAACCGGCCCCCGCCTGGGACTTGATGCCGCGATCCGCCGGTCCGTACGGCCGGGTCATCGTCTCCGCGGGTGACGTGGCGCGCCTTGCCCAGATGCACCTCGACGGCGGCACGGCGGCCGACGGCACCCGGATCCTGTCCACGGGTGCCGTCGAGGAGATGCGCCGCCGCGTGGTCGACGTGCCCGACAAGTGGACGGTCAGCTCGGACGGTTGGGGCCTCGGCTGGACCCTCTACGACTGGGACGGCGTCACGGGCTACGGCCACGACGGCGCGGCGATCGGTCAGTACGGCTATCTGCGCGTGGTCCCCCACGCGGGCGTGGCCGTCGTCCTGCTCACCAACGGCGGCGGGGCGCGCGAGCTGTACGGGGCGCTCTTCCGCGAGCTGCTCGCCGCGCTCGCCGACGTGCGGATGCCGGACGCCTTCGAGCCGCCCGCGCGGCCGCCCGTCGTGGACTTCTCGCGCCACGTGGGGCGTTACGAGCGCGCGGGCGTCGTCATCACGGTCTCCGAGCGGGACGGGTCGCCCCACCTCGTCTACGAGTTCGTGGACGGCATGAAGGACTTCTCGCCCGCGCTCGAAGTGGACCTCCACCCCGTGACCCAGTCCGTGTACGCGGGCACCGGCGCGGGCCCCTCCTTCAGCGAGGGCTACATGCCGGTGGTCTTCGCGACCCTGTCCGACGGCACGGAGTGCTGCTACGTCGGGATGCGGGTGGCGCCGAAGGTGATCACCGCTTCTTGA
- a CDS encoding ATP-binding SpoIIE family protein phosphatase yields MRTDDPLLQVGDDSLPPVRDVLAAIATGLWRWDNASGTVTLDAEAARLLGLPPHAQTLTEAAVRSRFHPVDWNEIYGTVQLAVAEGTLAEARLRIMDDTGRRVLRTVRSRSKPVLHDATEAYELIGTLQEVTEPAPGTAARTPVTGDWRRSREAFLLDAGRALAEARSTEEVLRVAAGLSMPGFSPDGLAVFGVAGERLTIIGHHGHQPGDDGPFSAMPLDTDYPAAEVVRTGRAVYLSTPEDYRRRYPAAWPLASRFERQSWAFLPLTVAGRTMGAWMAAFTYPVSFTPDERSVLTTVARMLAQALSRAGVAESERELTEGLQRSMLPTLGPKIPGMSVAARYVPTGGGLQVGGDWYDMIPLPNGRIAFVIGDVQGHDVRAAGLMGQLRIALRAYASEGHRPDAVLSRATRFLSGITESLTYGSSGSGTAAATEYDPRFATCLYVEADPATGVLEMARAGHPEPAIRMSDGTVLLRPTAGGLPLGIDPDADYPTTRLVLESGETMLICTDGLIETGGHDLDSGWARIRAILEEYEYDAEGATGDGEGLERLADALVQAVHGPSSHHTTGPLADRREDDIAVLLLSRTGRTEQHTDARRTVLTVAQAEPERVAGARRHLRDLLHDWADADQVDSAVLMVSEMLTNVLVHTDGDALLVAEVTGEPGARRLRAEVADGSDDLPHKRRPGELASSGRGLVLMELLAGAWGVDPRGDGKSIWFELYEDAGASDAEGL; encoded by the coding sequence ATGCGCACCGACGATCCCCTCCTACAGGTGGGGGACGACTCCCTGCCTCCCGTACGGGACGTCCTGGCCGCCATCGCGACCGGACTGTGGCGCTGGGACAACGCGTCCGGGACCGTCACGCTCGACGCCGAGGCCGCCCGGCTGCTCGGCCTGCCCCCGCACGCCCAGACGCTCACCGAGGCGGCCGTGCGCTCCCGCTTCCACCCGGTCGACTGGAACGAGATCTACGGCACCGTCCAGCTCGCCGTCGCCGAGGGCACCCTCGCCGAGGCCCGCCTGCGGATCATGGACGACACGGGGCGCCGGGTCCTGCGCACCGTCCGCAGCCGCTCCAAGCCCGTGCTGCACGACGCTACCGAGGCGTACGAACTGATCGGCACCCTCCAGGAAGTCACCGAGCCCGCCCCCGGCACCGCCGCCCGCACGCCCGTCACCGGCGACTGGCGCCGCTCCCGCGAGGCGTTCCTGCTCGACGCGGGGCGCGCGCTCGCCGAGGCGCGGTCCACGGAGGAGGTCCTCAGGGTCGCCGCCGGGCTCTCCATGCCGGGGTTCTCGCCGGACGGCCTCGCGGTCTTCGGCGTCGCGGGCGAGCGCCTGACGATCATCGGGCACCACGGCCACCAGCCCGGCGACGACGGCCCCTTCTCCGCGATGCCGCTGGACACCGACTACCCGGCCGCCGAGGTGGTCCGCACGGGACGCGCCGTGTACCTCTCCACGCCGGAGGACTACCGCAGGCGCTATCCGGCCGCCTGGCCGCTGGCCAGCCGCTTCGAGCGGCAGTCCTGGGCGTTCCTGCCGCTGACCGTCGCGGGCCGCACGATGGGCGCGTGGATGGCCGCGTTCACGTACCCCGTCTCGTTCACGCCCGACGAGCGCTCCGTCCTGACGACGGTCGCGCGGATGCTGGCGCAGGCCCTCTCGCGGGCCGGGGTCGCGGAGTCCGAGCGGGAGCTGACGGAGGGCCTCCAGCGCTCCATGCTGCCGACGCTCGGGCCGAAGATCCCCGGCATGAGCGTGGCCGCCCGCTATGTGCCGACCGGCGGCGGCCTCCAGGTGGGCGGCGACTGGTACGACATGATCCCGCTGCCCAACGGCCGCATCGCCTTCGTCATCGGCGATGTGCAGGGCCACGACGTGCGCGCCGCGGGCCTGATGGGCCAGCTGCGGATCGCCCTGCGCGCGTACGCCTCCGAGGGCCACCGCCCGGACGCGGTGCTCTCCCGCGCCACCCGCTTCCTCTCCGGGATCACGGAGTCCCTCACCTACGGGTCCAGCGGCAGCGGCACGGCGGCGGCCACCGAGTACGACCCGCGCTTCGCGACCTGCCTGTACGTCGAGGCGGACCCCGCCACGGGCGTCCTGGAGATGGCCCGCGCGGGCCACCCGGAGCCCGCGATACGCATGAGTGACGGAACGGTCCTGCTCCGCCCCACCGCGGGCGGCCTGCCGCTGGGCATCGACCCCGACGCCGACTATCCGACGACCCGCCTCGTCCTGGAGTCCGGCGAGACGATGCTGATCTGCACCGACGGCCTCATCGAGACCGGCGGCCACGACCTCGACAGCGGCTGGGCGCGGATCAGGGCGATCCTGGAGGAGTACGAGTACGACGCCGAGGGCGCGACCGGCGACGGCGAGGGTCTGGAGCGGCTCGCCGACGCCCTCGTGCAGGCCGTGCACGGTCCCTCCTCGCACCACACCACGGGACCGCTCGCCGACCGGCGCGAGGACGACATAGCGGTGCTCCTGCTGAGCAGGACGGGCCGGACCGAGCAGCACACGGACGCGCGCCGCACGGTCCTGACCGTCGCCCAGGCCGAACCGGAGCGCGTCGCGGGCGCCCGCCGCCACCTGCGGGACCTGCTGCACGACTGGGCGGACGCCGACCAGGTCGACTCGGCCGTCCTGATGGTCTCGGAGATGCTCACCAACGTCCTCGTGCACACCGACGGCGACGCGCTCCTGGTCGCCGAGGTCACGGGCGAACCGGGCGCCCGCCGCCTGCGCGCCGAGGTCGCGGACGGCAGCGACGACCTGCCCCACAAGCGCCGCCCCGGCGAACTGGCCTCGTCCGGGCGGGGCTTGGTCCTGATGGAGCTCCTGGCCGGAGCGTGGGGCGTGGACCCACGGGGCGACGGCAAGAGCATCTGGTTCGAACTGTACGAGGACGCGGGCGCGTCCGACGCGGAGGGCCTCTGA
- a CDS encoding AI-2E family transporter, with translation MSTLLPEPARRTAAWCVVALLVTGVAAVGIWLCVTLKTAVTPVLLALLGTALLGPLYRRLVRMKVQRSLAAGLTCAAVVAVVGGATYVVVKALIDSGDQIIASLKQAATDLSKYFGAAGTSLDDMASNAKELFGKFGGTAASGVISGLSTVGEMMAMAVLALLLVFFFLRDSERAMGALRSLAPGGSADTIEAMARRAFEAIEGFMRGTTIIAFIDAICITVGLLVLRVPGAWGLGALVFVGAYIPYLGAFLSGAVAILVALADRGFAIALWALGVVLAVQVLEGHILQPMIQSRTVQMHPALVMLAITAGASVAGILGMLLAVPLTAAAFGIFSELRERYAP, from the coding sequence GTGAGCACCCTTCTGCCCGAGCCCGCGCGCCGCACCGCCGCCTGGTGCGTGGTCGCCCTCCTCGTCACCGGCGTGGCCGCCGTGGGGATCTGGCTCTGCGTCACCCTGAAGACGGCCGTCACGCCGGTGCTGCTCGCGCTGCTCGGGACCGCGCTCCTCGGTCCGCTCTACCGGCGGCTCGTCCGCATGAAGGTGCAGCGTTCGCTCGCCGCGGGGCTCACCTGCGCGGCCGTCGTCGCCGTCGTCGGCGGGGCCACCTACGTCGTGGTCAAGGCGCTGATCGACAGCGGCGACCAGATCATCGCCTCCCTGAAGCAGGCCGCCACCGACCTGTCGAAGTACTTCGGCGCTGCGGGCACCTCGCTCGACGACATGGCGTCCAACGCCAAGGAGCTCTTCGGCAAGTTCGGCGGGACCGCCGCGTCCGGGGTGATCAGCGGGCTCAGCACCGTCGGCGAGATGATGGCGATGGCCGTCCTCGCGCTGCTCCTCGTCTTCTTCTTCCTGCGCGACTCGGAGCGCGCCATGGGCGCGCTGCGCTCGCTCGCCCCCGGTGGCAGCGCCGACACCATCGAGGCGATGGCGCGCCGCGCCTTCGAGGCCATCGAGGGCTTCATGCGGGGGACCACGATCATCGCGTTCATCGACGCCATCTGCATCACCGTGGGGCTGCTCGTGCTGCGGGTGCCGGGCGCGTGGGGGCTCGGCGCGCTCGTCTTCGTCGGCGCGTACATCCCCTACCTCGGGGCGTTCCTCTCCGGCGCGGTCGCCATCCTGGTCGCCCTCGCCGACCGGGGCTTCGCCATCGCGCTCTGGGCGCTCGGCGTGGTCCTCGCCGTGCAGGTGCTCGAAGGCCACATCCTCCAGCCGATGATCCAGAGCCGTACGGTGCAGATGCATCCGGCGCTGGTGATGCTGGCGATCACGGCGGGGGCGTCGGTGGCGGGGATCCTCGGCATGCTTCTCGCGGTGCCGTTGACGGCGGCGGCGTTCGGGATCTTCTCCGAACTGCGCGAGCGCTACGCCCCGTAA